In the genome of Longimicrobium sp., one region contains:
- a CDS encoding PDZ domain-containing protein, which yields MRISPPVSTLAAAFALLVLPAALSAQTAPSAPAASRPPGCRGTNSSTSSVSLGRENAPPVVFSSYAEIEEVQPGSPAEKAGFRRGDKVILQNGRDLVANPPPPALAGDTVVFTVDRNGTEVPLTVVMGRWDPPQQAEGVTRICRPLAAGPD from the coding sequence ATGCGAATCTCACCCCCCGTGTCCACCCTCGCGGCGGCCTTCGCGCTGCTCGTGCTCCCCGCGGCGCTTTCCGCGCAGACGGCCCCGTCCGCGCCGGCCGCCTCGCGCCCGCCCGGGTGCCGCGGAACGAACTCTTCGACCTCGTCGGTGTCGCTGGGGCGCGAGAACGCACCGCCGGTGGTGTTCTCCAGCTATGCCGAGATCGAAGAGGTCCAGCCGGGCTCGCCGGCCGAGAAGGCAGGGTTCAGGCGGGGCGACAAGGTCATCCTGCAGAACGGCCGCGATCTCGTGGCCAACCCGCCGCCGCCCGCCCTGGCCGGGGATACGGTCGTGTTCACGGTGGACCGCAACGGCACCGAGGTTCCGCTCACCGTGGTGATGGGCCGCTGGGACCCACCCCAGCAGGCGGAGGGCGTGACGCGCATCTGCCGGCCGCTGGCCGCCGGACCCGACTGA
- a CDS encoding response regulator transcription factor, whose amino-acid sequence MKKTILLYGLLGGVLIAGLKLIEYRFLVIEHSLEIYGGIVAALFAGLGIWLGLKLTKTRETVVVREVPVQVPVRASEPFVADEARVRQLGITPRELEILQAIAAGLSTREIAARLFVSENTVKTHSSRLFDKLNARRRTQAVQIAKEQGLIP is encoded by the coding sequence GTGAAGAAGACCATCCTCCTGTACGGCCTGCTGGGCGGCGTGCTGATCGCCGGGCTGAAGCTCATCGAGTACCGCTTCCTGGTGATCGAGCACTCGCTGGAGATCTACGGCGGCATCGTGGCGGCGCTGTTCGCGGGGCTCGGGATCTGGCTGGGGCTGAAGCTCACGAAGACGCGCGAGACCGTCGTCGTGCGCGAGGTGCCGGTGCAGGTGCCCGTCCGCGCGTCCGAGCCGTTCGTGGCCGACGAGGCGCGCGTGCGGCAGCTCGGCATCACCCCGCGCGAGCTGGAGATCCTGCAGGCCATCGCCGCGGGGCTCAGCACGCGCGAGATCGCCGCCAGGCTGTTCGTCAGCGAGAACACGGTGAAGACGCACTCCAGCCGACTCTTCGACAAGCTCAACGCCCGGCGCCGCACCCAGGCCGTGCAGATCGCCAAGGAGCAGGGCCTCATCCCCTGA
- a CDS encoding GNAT family N-acetyltransferase, protein MPDYEIRVEDDDAEVPERVRRGIREADPVDVGPRDWKALCLSLRGNDGTIVGGVYGATAWGWLMIDGLWVDDALRGHGHGSRLLANAEAHAMRRGCRGSWLGTFDFQAREFYERHDYTVFAELADFPAGHTHFHLKKIFPATTPPPG, encoded by the coding sequence ATGCCCGACTACGAGATCAGGGTCGAAGACGACGACGCCGAGGTCCCCGAGCGCGTCCGCCGCGGGATCAGGGAGGCCGACCCGGTGGACGTCGGCCCGCGCGACTGGAAGGCGCTCTGCCTCTCGCTGCGCGGAAATGACGGCACCATCGTGGGCGGCGTCTACGGCGCGACCGCGTGGGGGTGGCTGATGATCGATGGGCTGTGGGTGGACGACGCGCTGCGCGGGCACGGCCACGGGAGCCGGCTGCTGGCCAACGCCGAGGCGCACGCGATGCGGCGCGGCTGCCGCGGCTCGTGGCTCGGCACCTTCGACTTCCAGGCGCGGGAGTTCTACGAACGCCACGACTACACCGTCTTCGCCGAGCTCGCGGACTTCCCCGCCGGGCACACGCACTTCCATCTGAAGAAGATTTTCCCCGCTACCACTCCCCCGCCCGGCTGA
- a CDS encoding DUF4199 domain-containing protein: protein MKRTVWTFGLIAGGILSAMMLLTIPFADQINHSEVIGYTTMVAAFLLVFFGIRSYRDNVGGGTISFGRALAVGALIVVVASVCYVATWELIYYVIAPDFMEKFQAYMIDQARASGATPAQMQAEIAKAQHFVQLYRNPLFNVAITFIEPLPVGLVLTLVSAGILSRKRRREEPGLTAAVA from the coding sequence ATGAAGAGAACCGTCTGGACCTTCGGGCTGATCGCCGGCGGCATCCTGTCGGCCATGATGCTGCTGACGATCCCGTTCGCCGACCAGATCAACCACAGCGAGGTCATCGGCTACACCACGATGGTCGCGGCCTTCCTGCTGGTGTTCTTCGGCATCCGCTCGTACCGCGACAACGTGGGGGGCGGAACGATCAGCTTCGGGCGGGCGCTGGCGGTAGGCGCGCTGATCGTCGTGGTCGCGTCCGTGTGCTACGTGGCCACCTGGGAGCTGATCTACTACGTGATCGCCCCGGATTTCATGGAGAAGTTCCAGGCGTACATGATCGACCAGGCGCGGGCCAGCGGCGCCACTCCGGCGCAGATGCAGGCGGAGATCGCCAAGGCGCAGCATTTCGTGCAGCTGTACCGGAACCCGCTCTTCAACGTTGCCATCACCTTCATCGAGCCGCTCCCCGTCGGGCTGGTGCTCACGCTCGTCTCCGCGGGGATCCTGAGCCGTAAGCGGCGGCGCGAGGAGCCGGGGCTGACGGCGGCGGTCGCGTAG